Proteins encoded together in one Meles meles chromosome 7, mMelMel3.1 paternal haplotype, whole genome shotgun sequence window:
- the LOC123945822 gene encoding killer cell lectin-like receptor subfamily B member 1B allele B, whose product MAGDIIYADIKIDRTFSLENSSSLQKSDSHHHGIFLKVGCAMIITLFVTVIVLSILIIQLKYARHNAVENESKEKFCTGKNKSGTITSTASFNFSTAHKSCPSKDWKLHGGKCYWIAEDKKSWNESKNDCAMKNSHLLVIQDFIDMSFLWRYLNTSVFYWIGLSIPPGGQSWTWVDNKPFDSHLFSVEEKRITRSTRCAQVSRRKVANQNCEQNDQWICQL is encoded by the exons ATGGCTGGAGATATAATCTATGCTGATATTAAAATTGATAGgactttttctttagaaaattcaTCATCACTTCAGAAATCTG ATTCTCACCATCATGGAATTTTCCTGAAAGTTGGATGTGCAATGATCATCACCCTATTTGTAACAGTAATTGTGCTGAGCATTTTGA TTATCCAGTTGAAATATGCAAGACATAATGCAGTGGAAAatgaatcaaaagagaaattctgtactggaaaaaataaatctggaaCAATCACTTCAACAg CTTCTTTCAATTTCTCCACTGCTCACAAATCATGCCCCTCTAAAGACTGGAAGCTACATGGAGGGAAATGTTACTGGATTGCTGAAGATAAGAAATCTTggaatgaaagcaaaaatgactGTGCCATGAAAAATTCACATCTCCTGGTGATTCAAGACTTCATTGACATG AGTTTCCTGTGGCGGTACCTCAATACCTCAGTGTTTTACTGGATTGGCCTATCTATTCCACCTGGAGGGCAGTCATGGACCTGGGTAGACAACAAACCTTTTGACTCCCATTT gtTTTCAGTAGAAGAAAAACGGATAACCCGGAGCACGAGATGTGCCCAGGTGTCTCGTAGGAAGGTTGCCAACCAAAATTGTGAGCAAAATGACCAGTGGATTTGTCAACTCTAA